The following are encoded in a window of Mycobacteroides chelonae CCUG 47445 genomic DNA:
- a CDS encoding DsbA family protein, with product MAKPKQPPSYDLKKAEQRRSQLIQIALTAIVVLFAAGLVGFIVVKNKKDPGPPAPPAGEVKAVEVVTPGPAKLVTKEGTTEPKVVLTLIEDPICPACAMFEQEFGPTVKKLIDTGAVRADYDMVGILDVPRLKRDYSSRASAAAYCVADQSPELFLKYHSALYDPNNQPDEVNAKTWHDDKWLTDLAKSVGASDSVSKCIKDKKYINMVKELGPKLNIQATPTIRINGKDWEIGKGTTPADLVKAVTDITGPVPGLP from the coding sequence GTGGCCAAACCGAAGCAACCTCCTAGCTACGACCTCAAGAAGGCGGAGCAGCGCCGAAGCCAGCTGATTCAAATCGCACTCACGGCGATCGTCGTGCTGTTCGCCGCGGGGCTGGTCGGTTTCATCGTCGTCAAGAACAAGAAGGACCCGGGCCCACCCGCTCCGCCCGCAGGTGAGGTGAAGGCAGTCGAGGTGGTCACCCCCGGCCCCGCCAAGCTCGTCACCAAGGAGGGAACCACCGAGCCCAAGGTGGTCCTGACCCTGATCGAGGATCCGATCTGCCCCGCCTGTGCCATGTTCGAGCAGGAGTTCGGGCCTACCGTCAAGAAGCTCATCGACACCGGCGCGGTGCGCGCGGACTACGACATGGTCGGGATCCTGGATGTGCCCCGGCTCAAGCGCGACTACTCGTCGCGGGCATCGGCGGCGGCGTACTGCGTGGCCGACCAGTCCCCGGAGCTGTTCCTCAAGTACCACTCAGCGCTCTACGACCCGAACAATCAGCCCGATGAGGTCAACGCCAAGACCTGGCACGACGACAAGTGGCTGACCGACCTCGCCAAGAGTGTGGGCGCGTCGGATTCGGTCTCCAAGTGCATCAAGGACAAGAAGTACATCAACATGGTCAAGGAGCTGGGTCCGAAGCTCAACATCCAGGCCACACCTACCATTCGGATCAACGGCAAGGACTGGGAAATCGGGAAGGGCACGACCCCCGCTGACCTGGTTAAGGCCGTCACGGACATCACCGGACCCGTTCCGGGCCTGCCGTGA
- a CDS encoding alpha/beta hydrolase, translating into MSLLRDLALRVSTAATPHIPMPVRRAAAGRQVIIDGNILDPSTQLLLRGMALLGEGEITKGEDVEDSRANIRKQSALLSFSTPVGQVRNFSIPGPAGPIPVRHYRPVVEDTGAVLVFFHGGGWVIGDLETHDQACRQTCRDAGVSVLSVDYRLAPEHPAPAAAQDCLAAYLWAVEHAGELGATSDRVAVGGDSAGGNLAAVVSQQARDTGAQLPLLQFLIYPAVDFTVRRPSRDLFAEGFFLTKAAMDMFEGHYLGGSDVEKTDPQVSPILAADLSGLPPALITTAGFDPLRDEGNEFAAKLRAAGVPVDLRVQGSLIHGFYNMARLRGAPAAAVDELTSALRAHLSR; encoded by the coding sequence GTGAGCCTGTTACGTGACCTCGCCCTGCGTGTCAGCACCGCCGCGACACCGCATATCCCGATGCCCGTTCGACGGGCGGCGGCAGGCCGCCAGGTGATCATCGACGGCAACATTCTGGACCCGTCGACCCAGCTGCTGCTGCGCGGCATGGCGCTGCTGGGCGAGGGGGAGATCACCAAGGGTGAGGACGTCGAGGACAGCCGCGCGAACATTCGTAAGCAGTCGGCGTTGCTGTCCTTCAGCACCCCCGTCGGGCAGGTGCGCAACTTCTCCATTCCGGGCCCAGCCGGTCCTATCCCGGTCCGGCATTACCGGCCGGTTGTCGAGGACACGGGTGCGGTGCTGGTGTTCTTCCACGGCGGTGGCTGGGTGATCGGGGACCTGGAGACACACGACCAGGCGTGCCGGCAGACCTGTCGCGACGCGGGTGTCTCGGTGCTCTCCGTGGACTATCGGCTGGCTCCCGAACATCCAGCACCCGCGGCGGCCCAGGACTGCCTGGCGGCCTATCTGTGGGCTGTCGAGCATGCCGGTGAGCTGGGCGCCACCTCGGACAGGGTCGCGGTGGGCGGCGACAGCGCCGGCGGCAACCTGGCCGCCGTCGTTTCGCAACAGGCGCGCGATACCGGGGCGCAACTGCCGCTGCTGCAATTCCTGATCTATCCAGCCGTCGACTTCACCGTGCGCAGACCATCACGCGATCTCTTCGCCGAGGGCTTCTTCCTCACGAAGGCGGCCATGGACATGTTCGAAGGTCACTATCTCGGCGGGTCCGATGTCGAGAAGACCGACCCCCAAGTGTCACCGATTCTGGCCGCGGACCTTTCGGGACTGCCCCCGGCGCTCATCACGACGGCGGGCTTCGACCCGCTGCGCGATGAGGGCAACGAGTTCGCGGCGAAGCTTCGGGCCGCCGGAGTGCCGGTGGACCTGCGGGTACAGGGTTCGCTGATACACGGTTTCTACAACATGGCCCGGCTGCGCGGTGCGCCTGCGGCCGCGGTGGACGAGCTGACGTCGGCCTTGCGCGCACATCTGTCTCGCTAA
- a CDS encoding LLM class flavin-dependent oxidoreductase, which yields MDIGIALPFMCREYTRESTITWARLADEGPFSTISSGERISYHNQDMWVTLAAAAAVTERIRILANVSVLPAHPVPLVAKQAATLDVLSAGRFTLGVGVGGREHDYRSLDASFDRRHQRLDDQVAELRRLWRGEPPFEGADPVGPAPVQAGGPPIVAAAIGPKSLARAAQWADGITGFSVSGAPAELAYSAGAARAAWQETGHAEPPLLSSGCFYTLGIPDAESELKQFTSDYLAIFGPQIAENVPKTLTNFDADALNRTLDGAHEAGLDEFILVPGASDIAVIEATIELIEKR from the coding sequence ATGGATATCGGCATTGCCCTGCCCTTTATGTGCCGGGAGTACACCCGCGAGTCGACGATCACCTGGGCGCGCCTCGCCGACGAGGGGCCCTTCTCCACGATTTCCTCGGGCGAACGAATCTCGTATCACAACCAAGACATGTGGGTGACACTCGCGGCTGCGGCGGCGGTCACCGAGCGAATCCGGATACTCGCGAATGTGTCTGTGCTGCCGGCACATCCGGTGCCACTGGTCGCCAAACAGGCGGCGACGCTGGATGTGTTGTCCGCCGGCCGGTTCACCTTGGGGGTAGGCGTCGGTGGCCGCGAACACGATTACCGCTCGCTGGACGCGTCCTTTGACCGACGCCATCAGCGCCTCGACGACCAGGTCGCAGAGCTGCGGCGGCTGTGGCGGGGAGAGCCCCCGTTCGAGGGCGCAGACCCCGTGGGACCCGCCCCCGTTCAGGCCGGTGGTCCGCCCATCGTTGCCGCCGCGATCGGCCCGAAATCGCTGGCCCGCGCGGCACAATGGGCCGACGGCATCACCGGGTTCAGTGTCTCCGGCGCGCCTGCGGAGCTTGCCTACTCGGCAGGGGCGGCGCGGGCGGCATGGCAGGAAACCGGGCACGCCGAACCGCCCCTGCTCTCAAGTGGCTGCTTCTACACGCTGGGCATCCCCGACGCCGAGTCCGAACTCAAACAGTTCACCAGTGACTACCTGGCCATCTTCGGACCGCAGATCGCCGAGAATGTTCCGAAAACGTTGACCAATTTCGACGCCGATGCACTGAACCGCACCCTCGACGGAGCACACGAGGCCGGGCTCGACGAATTCATCCTGGTGCCGGGGGCATCCGATATCGCCGTGATCGAGGCGACGATCGAACTCATCGAGAAGCGCTAG
- a CDS encoding pyruvate carboxylase, producing MFSKVLVANRGEIAIRAFRAAYELGAETVAVYPYEDRNSGHRLKADEAYQIGEKGHPVRAYLSVSEVVKAAKNAGADAIYPGYGFLSENPDLAAACAKAGITFVGPPADVLELTGNKARAIAAAREAGLPVLSSSEPSASVEELLTASESMEFPVFVKAVAGGGGRGMRRVAEREQLREAIEAASREAESAFGDPTVFLEQAVINPRHIEVQILADTAGNVIHLYERDCSVQRRHQKVIELAPAPNLPAELREKICSDAVAFARHIGYSCAGTVEFLLDERGRHVFIEMNPRIQVEHTVTEEITDVDLVASQLRIASGETLDDLGLHQETLAAPRGFALQCRITTEDPANGFRPDTGRITAYRSPGGAGIRLDGGTTLGAEVGAHFDSMLVKLTCRGRDFQTAVARARRAVAEFRIRGVATNIPFLQAVLDDPDFRAGHVTTSFIEERPQLLTARSSADRGTKILNYLADITVNKPHGAKPSKVYPHDKLPAIDLSVPPPDGSRQRLLALGPEGFAKALREQKAVGLTDTTFRDAHQSLLATRVRTTGLLAVAPYVARLTPELLSIEAWGGATYDVALRFLKEDPWERLAELREAVPNICLQMLLRGRNTVGYTPYPETVTKAFIREATATGVDIYRIFDALNNIEAMRPAIDAVREVGGSIAEVAMCYTGDLSNPGENLYTLDYYLKLAEQIVDAGAHVLAIKDMAGLLRPPAAATLVTALRSRFDLPVHVHTHDTAGGQLATYLAAWQAGADAVDGAAAPMAGTTSQPSLSAIVAAAAHSEYDTGVSLTAVCDLEPYWEALRKVYAPFESGLPSPTGRVYTHEIPGGQLSNLRQQAIALGLGDQFEEIEARYAAADRMLGRLVKVTPSSKVVGDLALALVGTGVSADEFASDPGRFDIPESVIGFLRGELGDPPGGWPEPFRTRALEGRGPARAEVELTADDEAALDGDSATRRAALNRLLFPGPTKEFLAHREQYGDTSRLSANQFFYGLRYGEEHRVKLEKGVELLIGIEAISDADERGMRTVMCILNGQLRPVQVRDRSIDSAVASAEKADRSNADHVPAPFAGVVTLNVVSGQEVAAGETIGTIEAMKMEASITAPKAGTVARVALTETSQVEGGDLLVVIS from the coding sequence ATGTTCTCGAAGGTTCTTGTCGCCAACCGCGGTGAGATTGCGATCCGGGCATTTCGTGCCGCCTACGAACTAGGTGCCGAAACCGTCGCTGTCTACCCATATGAAGACCGCAACTCGGGTCATCGGCTGAAGGCCGATGAGGCCTATCAGATCGGTGAGAAGGGCCATCCGGTCCGCGCCTATCTGTCGGTTTCCGAAGTGGTCAAGGCCGCCAAGAATGCCGGCGCCGACGCGATCTACCCCGGGTACGGATTCCTCTCCGAGAATCCCGATCTGGCCGCGGCGTGCGCCAAGGCCGGTATCACCTTCGTGGGACCTCCCGCGGACGTGCTGGAGCTGACGGGTAACAAGGCGCGGGCGATCGCGGCGGCGCGCGAGGCGGGGCTGCCGGTGCTGTCCTCCTCAGAGCCCTCGGCCTCGGTCGAGGAGCTGCTGACGGCCTCCGAGTCGATGGAGTTCCCGGTGTTCGTCAAAGCGGTCGCCGGCGGCGGCGGCCGAGGCATGCGCCGGGTCGCGGAACGAGAGCAGCTGCGCGAGGCGATCGAGGCGGCGAGCCGGGAGGCCGAGTCGGCCTTCGGAGACCCGACGGTGTTCCTGGAGCAGGCCGTCATCAACCCCCGGCACATCGAGGTGCAGATCCTCGCGGACACTGCGGGCAACGTCATCCACCTCTATGAGCGCGACTGTAGTGTGCAGCGGCGTCACCAGAAGGTCATCGAGCTGGCCCCCGCACCCAACCTGCCCGCAGAGCTGCGCGAGAAGATCTGTTCGGACGCTGTCGCTTTCGCGCGACACATTGGATACAGCTGCGCTGGCACCGTCGAGTTCCTGCTCGATGAGCGTGGTCGCCATGTCTTCATCGAGATGAACCCCCGGATTCAGGTAGAGCACACGGTGACCGAGGAGATCACCGATGTCGACCTGGTGGCGAGCCAGCTGCGCATCGCGTCCGGCGAGACTCTCGACGATCTCGGTCTGCACCAGGAGACATTGGCAGCGCCACGGGGATTCGCCTTGCAATGCCGCATCACCACCGAAGACCCGGCCAACGGTTTCCGTCCCGACACCGGCCGCATCACGGCCTACCGCAGCCCGGGCGGTGCGGGTATCCGCCTCGACGGTGGCACAACCCTCGGCGCCGAGGTGGGCGCGCACTTCGACTCGATGCTGGTGAAGCTGACTTGCCGTGGGCGGGACTTTCAGACTGCGGTGGCGCGTGCGCGCCGCGCCGTCGCTGAATTCCGCATCCGCGGCGTCGCCACGAATATCCCGTTCCTGCAGGCAGTTCTCGACGATCCGGACTTCCGGGCGGGGCATGTCACCACCTCATTCATCGAGGAGCGCCCGCAGCTGCTGACGGCCCGATCCTCGGCCGACCGCGGCACGAAGATCCTGAACTACCTGGCCGATATCACCGTCAACAAGCCTCATGGGGCCAAGCCCTCGAAGGTGTACCCGCACGACAAATTGCCGGCGATCGATCTGTCGGTGCCGCCGCCGGACGGGTCGCGTCAGCGGCTGTTGGCCCTGGGGCCCGAGGGGTTCGCGAAGGCGCTGCGGGAGCAGAAGGCGGTTGGTCTGACCGACACCACCTTCCGTGACGCGCACCAGTCGCTGCTGGCCACCCGGGTGCGCACCACGGGTCTACTGGCGGTCGCTCCGTACGTGGCGCGGCTTACCCCCGAGTTGCTCTCGATCGAGGCCTGGGGTGGCGCGACTTACGATGTGGCGCTTCGCTTCTTGAAGGAGGATCCGTGGGAGCGGCTTGCCGAGCTGCGTGAGGCTGTCCCCAACATCTGCCTGCAGATGTTGTTGCGCGGCCGGAACACCGTGGGGTACACGCCGTATCCAGAGACGGTGACCAAGGCCTTCATTCGTGAGGCGACCGCGACCGGCGTCGATATCTACCGAATCTTCGATGCGCTCAACAACATCGAGGCGATGCGCCCGGCGATCGACGCCGTGCGCGAGGTCGGGGGCTCGATCGCCGAGGTGGCCATGTGTTACACCGGCGACCTGTCCAACCCCGGTGAAAACCTCTACACGCTGGACTACTACCTCAAGCTCGCCGAGCAGATCGTCGATGCGGGTGCGCATGTGCTCGCGATCAAGGACATGGCGGGCCTGCTGCGTCCGCCCGCGGCCGCCACCCTCGTGACGGCGCTGCGGTCCCGGTTCGACCTGCCGGTGCATGTGCACACGCATGACACCGCGGGTGGGCAGCTGGCCACCTATCTGGCGGCATGGCAGGCGGGCGCCGATGCGGTGGACGGAGCGGCCGCGCCCATGGCCGGAACCACCAGTCAGCCGTCGCTGTCGGCGATTGTGGCAGCAGCCGCGCATAGCGAATACGACACCGGAGTGTCCCTGACCGCGGTGTGTGACCTGGAACCGTATTGGGAGGCGTTGCGAAAGGTCTACGCCCCCTTCGAATCAGGGCTCCCGTCGCCGACTGGCCGGGTGTACACGCACGAGATTCCCGGTGGGCAGCTCTCGAACCTGCGCCAGCAGGCCATCGCCCTGGGGCTGGGCGACCAGTTCGAGGAGATCGAGGCACGATATGCCGCTGCCGACCGGATGCTCGGGCGTCTGGTCAAGGTGACGCCGTCCTCGAAGGTGGTCGGCGATCTGGCGCTGGCGTTGGTGGGTACCGGCGTGAGTGCCGATGAATTCGCTTCGGATCCTGGTCGTTTCGATATTCCCGAGTCGGTCATCGGGTTCCTGCGCGGCGAACTCGGCGATCCGCCCGGTGGTTGGCCCGAGCCGTTCCGGACTCGCGCGCTCGAAGGTCGCGGTCCGGCTCGTGCGGAGGTTGAGCTCACAGCCGATGACGAGGCTGCGCTCGATGGTGACAGCGCGACCCGGCGGGCGGCGTTGAATCGCCTGCTGTTTCCCGGTCCGACCAAGGAGTTCCTGGCCCACCGCGAGCAGTACGGCGACACGTCGCGGCTTTCGGCGAACCAGTTTTTCTACGGCCTGCGGTACGGCGAGGAGCACCGCGTCAAGCTGGAGAAGGGCGTCGAGCTGCTGATAGGCATCGAGGCGATTTCCGATGCCGACGAGCGCGGTATGCGGACCGTCATGTGCATCCTCAACGGTCAGCTACGCCCCGTGCAGGTGCGCGACCGGAGCATCGACAGCGCGGTAGCCAGTGCGGAGAAGGCCGATCGGTCCAATGCCGACCATGTGCCTGCGCCCTTTGCGGGTGTGGTGACCCTCAATGTGGTGTCGGGCCAGGAGGTTGCGGCGGGCGAGACCATCGGCACCATCGAGGCCATGAAGATGGAGGCCTCGATCACTGCGCCCAAGGCGGGAACGGTTGCACGGGTGGCGCTGACCGAGACCTCTCAGGTCGAGGGTGGGGACCTGCTGGTGGTGATCAGCTGA
- a CDS encoding vitamin K epoxide reductase family protein, translating to MTLRPATAWYVLVAGVAGLAAALALTVEKIEILIDPTYVPSCSLNPIISCGSVMTTEQASAFGFPNSLIGIVAFTVVLVTGVLSVAKVELPRWYWGGLAIGTLLGAIFVHWLIFQSLYRIGALCPYCMVVWSVTIPLFVVSTSIALRPLGSQRWARILHQWRWSLVAFWFAAVILAIVERFWDYWITLV from the coding sequence GTGACCCTTCGTCCCGCGACCGCCTGGTACGTCCTCGTCGCCGGGGTGGCCGGACTGGCCGCCGCGCTGGCGTTGACCGTTGAGAAGATCGAGATCCTCATCGATCCGACGTACGTTCCGTCCTGCAGCCTGAATCCGATCATTTCGTGTGGTTCGGTGATGACGACCGAACAGGCCTCGGCCTTCGGGTTCCCCAACTCGCTCATCGGCATCGTGGCGTTCACGGTGGTGCTGGTGACGGGAGTCCTGTCGGTCGCCAAGGTGGAGCTGCCGCGCTGGTACTGGGGCGGTCTGGCCATCGGCACGTTACTCGGGGCGATCTTCGTCCACTGGTTGATATTCCAGAGCCTGTACCGGATCGGCGCGTTGTGCCCGTACTGCATGGTGGTCTGGTCGGTGACGATTCCGCTGTTTGTCGTGAGTACTTCGATTGCTTTGCGGCCCTTGGGATCTCAGCGCTGGGCCAGAATTCTGCATCAGTGGCGATGGTCGCTGGTGGCGTTCTGGTTCGCCGCGGTGATCCTCGCAATTGTCGAGCGATTCTGGGATTACTGGATCACACTCGTCTGA